The genome window TGTTCTTGTCATCGTTTGGATCTTTTGGAAGAAGTAAGATCTTCAGTTTTTCTTCGTACTCTTCTTTTTCAGCCTTAGCATCTTTTAGCTCTTGCTTGGCCATTTCTTCCAAGTCCGCATCGCCGCCGGCTTCCTTAATCATTTCTTCAGCGTCAACAATGTTTTGAAGGACTTGCTTGTACTCTCGGTAGGCTGTCACCGTATCACGAGTGGAAGCTTCTTCTTTTGAAAGCTCCATAAATCGTTTGGTATCAGAGACCACATCTGGGTCACTCAACAATTCTCCTAACTCTTCATAACGGTCTTCTACAGCTTGTAGTTGATCATAGATATTCATGTTTGCTCCTTAATTCTTGGTTGTTAGATCATAGATTGCTACAATTTCGTCTTCTATGACTTCGCCAGTTTCTTTAAATCCATAATGGAGATAGCAAGATCTCGCTTGATTATTTTCCGGTTCATAAGATAACCAAAGACTTCTTGCTTTTCCAGCTGGCTCTGTTCGAACAAAGTCAATGACTGCATCCATAGTCGGTTTAAAATAGCCTAAACCTTGAAATCGTTTATCGATCATAAAACGAAATAACAAGTAGTTCCCCTTGCTGATTCCAATTTTCTGGTCATAGGCAATCATAACAAAACCAACTAATACTTCCTTATCATAAACTGCTAAGGGAGCTATAAAATCACCATTTTTATCATATACATAGGCTTCAGCTAAGCTAATGGAATTGGATGCAATAAAATTCCTTTGGTTTGGATGAACTTCTAGATTTAAAACGTCAAAATAATTCTCTATTGTAATATCTTTTAAACAAATAGACATTATTATCCTCTCTAAAACGTTCTAGACGCTTTCAGTTGGAATGTCTGGATTAAAATAATGCTTGCGGCAAACGGAGATATAGGTCTCGTGTCCACCGATCTGGATCTGCTCTCCATCATAGACAGGTTTACCTGCTTGGGTACGCAAGACCATGGTTGCCTTGCGGGAACAGTATTGGCAGATGGTTTTGATCTCCTCGATCTTGTCGGCTAACAAGAGGAGGTGTTTGGAACCTTCAAAGAGTTCATTTCGGAAATCATTTTTGAGGCCAAAAGCCATAACCGGCACATCCAGTTCATCCACGACTCTTGCCAAGTCATAGACATGGTGGCGTTTCAAAAACTGAGCTTCATCGATTAACACACAGTAAGGTTTGATTGTTTGGTTTTTAATAAAGCCAAAGATATCCGTATCGTCTTCAATTGCAACGGCTTCTCGTTTCATACCGATTCGACTAGAAACCACCCCTACTCCATCTCTGGTGTCGATTGCTGAGGTCATGATAACGACGCTCTTGCCTTGCTCTTCATAATTATGGGCCACCTTCAAAATCTCAATGGTTTTCCCCGAGTTCATGGTCCCATATTTATAATATAATTGTGCCATTTTCCTTTTGTTCTCTCTAAAATGTGTTTCATTATCATTTTACCATAATTTTGCTAAGCTTTGTATCCCAAAATGTGATAAAATAGTCCTATATAAAATTTAGGAGGTGGCCATATGCCATTTGTACGAATTGACCTATTTGAAGGACGCACCTTGGAACAAAAGAAGGCCTTGGCCAAGGAAGTAACCGAAGCTGTTGTCCGCAATACAGGCGCTCCTCAGTCAGCTGTTCACGTCATCATTAACGATATGCCCGAAGGAACCTACTTCCCTCAAGGTGAAATGCGCACCAAATAATGGTTCCACTAAAAAAGCCTTTCTTGCTTGTGATATCACATAGCAGGAAAGGTTTTTTCTTATTTTTCTTGTGCTTGACGTTCTGCTTTCCGTTCTTCGAATTCTTCGTCACTCATCAAGGTTCCGCCGACATTGGCTGATTTGGCAAAGGCTGTATAGCGACGCAACCAACCGCTGGAGATTTTTGATTTGAAAGGTTTCAAATGTTTGCGACGTTCAGCAAGAGTTGCATCATCGACAAGCAAATCAATGGTACGATTTGGAAGATCGATCACGATTTCATCCCCATCTTCAATCAAGGCGATATTTCCACCTTCTGCTGCTTCTGGAGAAACGTGACCAATCGCAATTCCACGAGTAGCTCCTGAGAAACGACCATCCGTAATCAGAGCCACATCCTTACCAAGACCGCGTCCGACAATCTTAGAGGTTGGTGCCAACATTTCTGGCATACCAGGTCCACCTTGAGGACCCTCGTAACGAATGACAACGACATGGCCCTTCTTAACTGTTCCATTGTCAATCAACTCAAGGGCCTGATCTTGTGAATCACAGCAGATGGCCTTTCCACGGAAAGTGGTCACAGATGGATCGACCCCACCGACCTTGATAACAGCCCCATCCTGAGCGATATTTCCATAAAGGATCGATAAACCACCTACAGGTGAAATAGGATGCTCAATTGGATGGATAATTTCTTCATTTTTGATTTCAGCGCCAGCTACGTTTTCTTTCAAGGTTTTACCAGTAACTGTGATACGATCACCCTTAATGGCTCCTTTTTTGATCAACTGATTGATAATGGCTGGTACACCACCAGCTTCATGGACATCATGCATAGTGTAAACACTTGAAGGGGCAATTTTAGAAAGATAAGGTGTCTTCTTGGCAATCTCGTTGATATCTTTGAGATCATAATCAATCCCCGCTTCACGCGCAATAGCGAGCGTATGAAGCACCGTATTGGTTGAACCACCCATGGCCATATCGAGCGCAAAAGCATCATCGATGGCTTCTTTGGTCACGATATCCCGTGGACGGATACCCTTTTTAATATTCTCTACCAATTGTTTGGCTGCTTGACGAACCAATTCCCGGCGTTCATCTGAAACAGCTAGGATGGTACCA of Streptococcus sp. S5 contains these proteins:
- a CDS encoding GNAT family N-acetyltransferase, whose amino-acid sequence is MSICLKDITIENYFDVLNLEVHPNQRNFIASNSISLAEAYVYDKNGDFIAPLAVYDKEVLVGFVMIAYDQKIGISKGNYLLFRFMIDKRFQGLGYFKPTMDAVIDFVRTEPAGKARSLWLSYEPENNQARSCYLHYGFKETGEVIEDEIVAIYDLTTKN
- a CDS encoding thymidine kinase gives rise to the protein MAQLYYKYGTMNSGKTIEILKVAHNYEEQGKSVVIMTSAIDTRDGVGVVSSRIGMKREAVAIEDDTDIFGFIKNQTIKPYCVLIDEAQFLKRHHVYDLARVVDELDVPVMAFGLKNDFRNELFEGSKHLLLLADKIEEIKTICQYCSRKATMVLRTQAGKPVYDGEQIQIGGHETYISVCRKHYFNPDIPTESV
- a CDS encoding 4-oxalocrotonate tautomerase, translated to MPFVRIDLFEGRTLEQKKALAKEVTEAVVRNTGAPQSAVHVIINDMPEGTYFPQGEMRTK
- the ilvD gene encoding dihydroxy-acid dehydratase yields the protein MRSDMIKMGIDRAPARGLLYATGQVKSAKDMQKPFIAICNSYIDIVPGHVHLRELADVAKEAIREAGGIPFEFNTIGVDDGIAMGHIGMRYSLPSRELIADAAETVINAHWFDGVFYIPNCDKITPGMILAAMRTNVPAVFCSGGPMKGGVDMTGHQATLSSLFEAVGTYQAGDMSMDELDFLEKNACPTCGSCSGMFTANSMNCLMEVLGLALPGNGTILAVSDERRELVRQAAKQLVENIKKGIRPRDIVTKEAIDDAFALDMAMGGSTNTVLHTLAIAREAGIDYDLKDINEIAKKTPYLSKIAPSSVYTMHDVHEAGGVPAIINQLIKKGAIKGDRITVTGKTLKENVAGAEIKNEEIIHPIEHPISPVGGLSILYGNIAQDGAVIKVGGVDPSVTTFRGKAICCDSQDQALELIDNGTVKKGHVVVIRYEGPQGGPGMPEMLAPTSKIVGRGLGKDVALITDGRFSGATRGIAIGHVSPEAAEGGNIALIEDGDEIVIDLPNRTIDLLVDDATLAERRKHLKPFKSKISSGWLRRYTAFAKSANVGGTLMSDEEFEERKAERQAQEK